aatagacaaaatagttataaattaaagacatattaatatgaattttaatatgtaactttatttgaatataaatactagaacacatattttaaatctatagatgtaaaccttacatttctaggaggagaagagaacaactatggaagaaaatacctgcaaaataagataaaattattaaaaaacatagaaaaaaaattaaagtcatatttttgtagacttccaatgaagtctgcttaaactttatggtttagtaaacttcatatgaagtctgcaagctttagtaaacttctttagaagtctacactgtctgataattttcagatctgaaaaaatctatatattttgaaatgtgaaaataattttaaatctgaaaatactttacataatataatttataaggtaaactagtagcaaattaatgtagagagcttgatctataaatttatttgaatataaacatgtaaatacatatttaaaatctattaatctaaaacttacatttttagaggagatgatgaaatccatgagtgataatacctaccaaaaaaagataatattgtgagaaataaacataaaatacacatttaaaatctatagatctaaaacttacattttttaaaggagaagatgaaaaccatgaatcataatatctaaaatgacaagaaaatattgtgagaaagacttgagaaaattttagagagaaagaagataatgagagagatttagaaacaattgagagaattttagagagaagagagaaagttttagagagaagggagagagttttaagaacttgtgcagccactttagagagagattgaataaattttgtttatatagggagacaaaaatgtaactaggttaaaatttacgatactgtagacttcgtttgaagtctactaaaattaaaattttggagtagatcttactataacatagtagacctttttggaagtctactataataatttaattattgttgtttattctttattattttaataattttaatatatgatttattaaatttatttctttattttttaatagttatagtatatgatttcacttttttattcttaaggaacttaacttagtttaaatataatgattttttgtaaaacaaattgaaaaatatagactgaaaaagacgtcttcagataaatagactttattgtaggtctacgaaaccctaaaccacaaatatcaaaccctaaatgttttgcttgataatcaaaaagtctcatttatacaaaatataaactactaaacattaatatgcagatttaagttaataaaacaaaaaaaaaacaaaatctaaaatctaaccctatgaaatcaactactaaaagacataacatgttagaaccttttgtttctaaactatgaacatagtctagcacatgataaccaaattagtatatattcttcaaaattgttcgattatatgaaattttaatttatttacttcatattatccattatattgatgattaattaaaaatatcacaataattatttttatacattttcaaaattaaattagtagaccaaattagagtgtagactacaaaacaagtctataaagtagacttcgtaggaagtctatatatatgtagacttcttttattacgtgtagacttccaaaggatagaaacgtaaaatacatttatgttttttgtttggtcataagggtgaaatagtactttcactactcctttaggttggttttgcatttgactgaaagtgaggtacacttttacatttgacttgaatatttgggttggttttagcaAATGTCCCATTTCTTAATAGCAaacttttagtttttgttaCCAAAAAAAGCTTATGAAgagtaaaatgaccaaaaaaatttcatcaaagaGATCAAAGATTTTTTTACCCATTGATttatagatatgtaaatataaataactatttaaataaataataaaaagggatttttttatagtttcaaattatatattttcaaatttaaactttttataagaaatttgtttataaaaattcagaaaaaactATTGTAAAGAATTTCTCATATATCAATCTCAATATAAAAAAACTcaataattaattaacaataaaatacAATACACGATTCGACCACTtgtgtttcttttcttctgGAATTAGTCCATCTTAACTAgaagtaaaaaattaataaacaaaacaaacaaataataatgaGCATTGCTGTTACAAAAATGCCAATCATGACTTTTGGCTTGCTCGTACGTTATATAAGAATTGACAAAACCGaagaccaagaagaagaaaaaaaaagttaaacaatgagttcttcgtcttcgtcttcctcttcctcttcttcttggtcTCGCAGTAAATTTCTTGATTCAGTATTTATGGTCGGACAAAAGGAAGTAACAAGAATCTTGATTCTGTTTCTTGGTTTGACTGCTTCATGTCTTGTTTTATACAAAACAGCTTATCCTCTGCAACGACTTAACGTCAACAATCTCAGTTCTCTTAACGCTTCTCCATCTTCACAATTGCCAAATATCAACTCATCAGAGATTTCTCAAGAAACAGTAAGTTCTTATACAAAACTCTGTTTCATCTGATCTTTAGGGTTTGAAACCTTAGTTTTTGGTCTAATTTGTTGTTGTTTGCTTCAGGCTAAACCAATGATCAGTTTCAAGGAGATTTTGGAGAATGCGTCGAATGAGAACAATACAGTGATTATAACGACACTGAATCAAGCTTGGGCAGAACCAAACTCTTTGTTCGATCTCTTCTTAGAGAGTTTTCGTATCGGACAAGGAACACAACAACTGTTGAAACATGTAGTAGTGGTTTGCTTGGATCGCAAGGCGTTTGAACGATGCTCACAACTTCATACTAACTGTTACCAAATTGAAACCTCAGAAACTGATTTCTCCGGAGAGAAAGTTTACAACACTCCTGATTATCTCAAGATGATGTGGCGCAGAATCGAGCTTCTTACACAAGTTCTCGAGATGGGTTTTAACTTCATATTTACGGTATTGATCTATGGTTTTTAACTCTTTAATCCTCtgtaatccttttttttttaatgagtaGGTCAAATCATGTAGTTATAGTATTGATTTAACGGGACTTGATTTaatggttttgatttgtttatgtAAATTTATAGGACGCAGACATAATGTGGCTTCGAGATCCATTTCCTCGGCTATATCCAGATGGAGATTTTCAAATGGCATGTGATAGATTCTTTGGAGATCCTTTCGATTCAAACAATTGGGTCAATGGTGGCTTCACATACGTGAGATCAAACAATAGAAGCGTTGAGTTTTACAAACTCTGGCACAAATCTCGTCTAGACTATCCAGAGTTACACGACCAAGATGTGTTCAATAGAATCAAGCACAAGCCTTTTATCACTGAGATTGGGATTCAAATGAGATTCTTTGATACCGTTTACTTTGGTGGGTTTTGTCAAACGAGCAGAGACATCAACTTGGTATGCACGATGCATGCAAATTGTTGCATCGGATTAGAGAAGAAGCTTCATGATCTGAATCTTGTTCTTGATGATTGGAGAAAGTATCTGTCTTTGTCGGAACATGTGCA
This genomic interval from Brassica napus cultivar Da-Ae chromosome A6, Da-Ae, whole genome shotgun sequence contains the following:
- the LOC106386365 gene encoding uncharacterized protein At4g15970-like is translated as MSSSSSSSSSSSSWSRSKFLDSVFMVGQKEVTRILILFLGLTASCLVLYKTAYPLQRLNVNNLSSLNASPSSQLPNINSSEISQETAKPMISFKEILENASNENNTVIITTLNQAWAEPNSLFDLFLESFRIGQGTQQLLKHVVVVCLDRKAFERCSQLHTNCYQIETSETDFSGEKVYNTPDYLKMMWRRIELLTQVLEMGFNFIFTDADIMWLRDPFPRLYPDGDFQMACDRFFGDPFDSNNWVNGGFTYVRSNNRSVEFYKLWHKSRLDYPELHDQDVFNRIKHKPFITEIGIQMRFFDTVYFGGFCQTSRDINLVCTMHANCCIGLEKKLHDLNLVLDDWRKYLSLSEHVQNTTWSAPMKCLED